AGAGTACACCCTTTGATCCCGTCGTCAAATTCCATGAAGATCTCGCAAACAATCCGGCGATTCGCCGCGATCCCACGAAGTGTGTCAAATGCGGCCGCTGTATCCGTGCCTGCAAGGATGTACAGGGCATCGAGGCGCTTTGCTTCTCGGGCCGCAGCGACCATATCCGCGTGACGACCGCCTACAATCTGCCGCTTGAGACAACAGACTGCATTCTCTGCGGACAGTGCAGCCTCGTCTGCCCGACTGCCGCCATCACGGAGGTCGACGACACAGGCAAGACGCTTCGTGCGATACAGGATGAGACAAAACACGTCATCGTACAGGTTGCTCCCTCCGTGCGCGTGGCGCTCGGAGACGACTTCGGCCTGAAACCCGGTGAGATTGTCACGGGACAGATGGTCTCCGCGCTCAAACTCTTGGGCTTTGACAGAGTCTTCGATACGAACTTCGGCGCGGATCTTACGATCATGGAAGAGGGTCACGAACTGCTCGAGCGTCTGACGACAGGCGGCAAACTCCCCATGATCACCTCCTGCAGCCCCGGCTGGGTCAACTTCATGGAAAAGCACTTCAGCGACTGCATCGACCATCTCTCAACGGCGAAATCTCCCATGACGATGTTCGGCGCTGTTGCGAAGACTTACTACGCAAAGCAGGCAAACATCGATCCGACATCCATCGTCACCGTCGCCATCATGCCCTGCACTGCAAAGAAATTCGAAGCGGCACGGCCGGAAATGGGCAACGGCAGCCTCGCCGATGTCGATATCGTCCTGACAACGCGTGAGCTTGCCAAACTCATCCGATTCAACGGCATTTCCTTTACCGACCTGCCCTCCTCCGACTTTGACAATCCTCTCGGCGTCGCGACAGGCGCCGGCGCTATCTTCGGCTCCACAGGCGGCGTCATGGAGGCGGCTCTGCGCACGGTCTACGAGATCGAGACCGGAGAGACGCTCCCCTCGATTGACTTCCTCGATGTGCGCGGCATGGACGGCATCAAGGAAGCGGATGTCAAGCTTAAGAGCGGCACTGTCAAAATCGCCGTCGCGCATACGCTCAAGAACGCGAAAATCATCATGGAGGAAGTCCGCGCAGGCAAGAGCCCCTATCATTTCATTGAGATTATGGCATGTCCCGGCGGCTGCTTGGGCGGCGGCGGGCAGCCCCTCACAACGACCAACGAAAAACGCAAAGAACGCATGGCGGCCATTTACGCCATCGACAAGGGACTTCCGAAGCGCAAGTCCCACGAGAATCCGGAAATCATCGCTCTCTATCGAGACTATCTCGGTAAACCGCTTGGTGAACTGGCACACAAATTGCTGCATACGCACTACCACAAAGTAGCTCGAGTAGAGGAGCGGCTGACGAAGTAAGGAGAGTATTTTCTTTTATGTCAACCGATACGGCTATTACCAACAGTATATCGGATACAGCGAAGAAGATAGGGACATATGCGTCCCTATCTTCTTTTGCTGATATCCCCTACAAGATGCACCTGCTTCTGGAGATTGGACAGCTCCTGATGGAAAACGGTACCGACTCGGAGCGTATCATGCACTATTTAAAGCGCACCGCTGTCTATATGGGCATTCCTCCCAACCATTTACAAATTCACATCACCTATACAAGCATACTGCTCAATGTTTCCAATCCCGAACGCACCTATACCAAGATTCGAAAGTGCCGCAAGCATTCCGTCAATATGTATACACTCGCCTCCACGGCACGGCTCATTTGGCGTGCGATGCGGGCTCGCTATTCTCTAAACCGCTTCAAAAAACGCATCGATCAAATCAAAGCTAAAGAACTCCCCTATACCCCGCTGCAGACAGCCATCGGTTCGAGTTTTGCCTGCGGCGGCTCATGCCTTCTCTTCGGCGGTGACCTGGGGGCTTTCTTTATCACGGCAGTCTGCGCTTTTTTAGGCTTTTTTACGCGCATCTTCTGCAATAAGCACGGTTTTAATCCGTATGCGAGTATATCGATTGCCGCCTTCGTTGCCACCCTCATGGCGTGCCTTTCGCAGCAGCTTCACATATCCGCGACACCGATGCTTCCCATTGTTGCCTGCGCTCTCTTCATGGTACCGGGCGTGCCCCTGATGAACTCGGCGGCGGACATGATCAACAACTACATCAACGCGGGCATGACACGCGCCGCGGATACACTGCTCATCATCAGCAGCATGGCTTTCGGAACAGCCATTGCGATGCAGGTCGGACAGTTCTCCGATTTTGCGTCACTCAGCCTGTCCCCCGGGGATATCTACCTCTACCATCCGATTGCCGGTGCCATATCGGCAGGCGGCTTCTCCCTCCTCTTCAATGTTCCTCGCCGTGTGGTTTGGGTCGTTGCAGTCGGCGGTATGCTCACCATTCTGATTCGCAATATCTGCATGTTTGATCTGGGACTCAGTCAAGCGGTCTCCTCTTTCTTTGGCGCGGCCAGCCTCGGCATCCTCGCACTCTCCGCGGTACGTTGGTTCCATATCCCGAATATCGTCCTGACACTGCCTTCCGCCATCCCGCTCATTCCCGGCGTTCTCCTCTACCGCTCCCTTTTCACACTTCTCAATATCGATACCATCTCTCCGGAGATGCTCTCCGCAGGCGTACGCAGCGGCATTGAGGCGGTAACCATCATCATCTCCATCACCATCGGCGTTACGATACATAACATCTTCTTCTCCAGACAAATACGCCGCCGCAACATCGAACAGGAACGCAAATTAATGGAAAGCTTTGAAGGTGATTAAAGCAGACAGCAAGGAGACCAGCAATCCGGACAGTATCATGTAGGACACGTTACGTGCGACCATCGTGTTGCGCTCGCCGTCAACGAGTCCCTTGAAGCAGCCCAGGATGATGCCGATCGTCCCGAGGTTGGCGAATGACGTAATGAACACGGTCATCACAGCCTGCATATGCGCAGGCCACGTCCGGACGATATCCTGGATTTGCAGCATGACGACAAACTCGTTCGTGATGAACTTCGTCCCCATGTACTGGGCAATCTGGAATGCCTCTGCCGGCGCGAGACCAAGCAGCCACGCGAACGGGAACAGCACGACGCCGAGGACAAGCTCGAGCGAGAGCGATGGGTGCAGCACGCCGAGGAGGACGTTGACGCACTTGAGCAGCGCAACGATGGCGATGACGTTCGCACAGATGATGAGCACGAGGCGTCCTGCGCCGATAATCGACTCCGCAAGGTAGGAAAAGAACGGCTCGCGCCCCCCTCCTTCGTGGATCGTTGCGATCGTGTCCTCCTCCGGCGCAACCTTCACGGGATGGAGGATCGAGGAGACGAGCAGCGCGTTGATGACATTCAGCGGGATTGCCGTGACGACATACTCCGCCGGCATCATCTTGACATAGACGGCGATGAGTGCCGCCGTCACGCAGCTCATCGACATGAGACCGATGGTCAGCACGCGTTCCTTGCTCATCTGCATGAGCTGGAGTTTCGACACGGCAAGCGCCTCCGTGTTGCCGAGAAACATCATCTCGATGGAGAAGAATGACTCGAACTTCGGCGCGCGCGTGAGAAATGTGAGCAGCTTGCCAATCCAGCGAATGATGAACGGCAAAATGCCGAAATACGTGAGAATGTCAAAGAGCGGAACGACGAAGAGGATCGGCAGCAGTGCCGCAGCGAAGAAGTTCATCTGCGGCACGTTGACCCAGTCGGGGAACACGAACGCGATGCCGACGTACGAGATGTTGATCAGCTCCGTGAATCCGCCCGCAGCGGCCGTAATCATCTCACGCCCGATATCGAACGAGGTCAGAAACCACGCAAGCGTGAGGTTCAGCGTGAGAAGAGAAGCGACCGAACGCCAGTGAATCTCCTTGCGGTTCCGCGATGCGAGCGAGTACGCCGATTCCGAGGAACACAACAAGGCCGAGCAAGTTGACGAAGAAAAACATACGAAATCCCCCCATAGGAGTATGTGGTTAGTACCGAACGACCTTGTCTATCTCCACACGGGCGTAGATGAGCGGACGAACGGGCGGCTCCTCTGCGCCGATGGTAATCGCCGCGCGGTAGAGCTGCGTCGCGCTGTCGCTGCGCTGTGCGCTGTCCGTGTAGAGCGTTGCGATGACGTCATCCGACTTCACTGCATCGCCGTATTTCTTGTGCAGGATAAGACCGGCAGCGAAATCGATCGGACTGTCCTTCGTCTCGCGCCCCGCACCGAGCACGACGCTCGCCTCACCGATTTTCTCCGCGTCCATGGCCGTGATGTAGCCGTCCGCATGCGCGCGGATCTGCACCTGCACGGCCGCCTGCGGAAATTTCGACGCGTCGCGCAGCACGGTATCGTCACCGCCCTGCCGCCGCACCATCGTGCAGAATGTCTCGAACGCCGATCCGTCTACGATCGACTGCTCCGCCATGCGGCGGCACTCCTCAATCGTGCCCTTGCCGACAAGGTAGAGCATATTCTCTGCGAGCTGGAGCGACACCTCCGTCAGGTCATGCGGCCCCTTGCCGCGCAGCACGTCCATCGACTCCGCGACCTCGATGCTGTTGCCGATGCCGAGTCCAAGCGGCGTGTCCATGTCGGTAATCAGCGCGACGGTGCGACGTCCTGCGCCCTCGCCGATGGCGACCATCGTCTGAGCGAGCGCGATGGCGTCGTCGAGTGTCTTCATGAACGCGCCCGATCCTGTCTTGACATCGAGCAGGATACAGTCCGAGCCGGCGGCGAGCTTCTTGCTCATAATCGAGGACGCGATCAGCGGGATTGAGTCGACCGTCGCCGTCACGTCGCGCAGCGCGTAGAGTTTCTTGTCCGCCGGAGCGAGGTTGCCCGACTGTCCGATGACGGATACGCCGCATTCGTTTACAATGGAGAAGAATTTTTCCCGCGAAATCGCCG
This portion of the Selenomonas sp. TAMA-11512 genome encodes:
- a CDS encoding pyrimidine-nucleoside phosphorylase — encoded protein: MRMYDLITKKKHGGTLTAEELRYMIEGYVAGEIPDYQMSAMLMAIWFSGMTAQETTELTIAMADSGDRVDLSAIAGKKVDKHSTGGVGDKTTLICAPIVAACGGRVAKMSGRGLGHTGGTVDKLEAIPGYETAISREKFFSIVNECGVSVIGQSGNLAPADKKLYALRDVTATVDSIPLIASSIMSKKLAAGSDCILLDVKTGSGAFMKTLDDAIALAQTMVAIGEGAGRRTVALITDMDTPLGLGIGNSIEVAESMDVLRGKGPHDLTEVSLQLAENMLYLVGKGTIEECRRMAEQSIVDGSAFETFCTMVRRQGGDDTVLRDASKFPQAAVQVQIRAHADGYITAMDAEKIGEASVVLGAGRETKDSPIDFAAGLILHKKYGDAVKSDDVIATLYTDSAQRSDSATQLYRAAITIGAEEPPVRPLIYARVEIDKVVRY
- a CDS encoding nucleoside transporter C-terminal domain-containing protein, which translates into the protein MLCSSESAYSLASRNRKEIHWRSVASLLTLNLTLAWFLTSFDIGREMITAAAGGFTELINISYVGIAFVFPDWVNVPQMNFFAAALLPILFVVPLFDILTYFGILPFIIRWIGKLLTFLTRAPKFESFFSIEMMFLGNTEALAVSKLQLMQMSKERVLTIGLMSMSCVTAALIAVYVKMMPAEYVVTAIPLNVINALLVSSILHPVKVAPEEDTIATIHEGGGREPFFSYLAESIIGAGRLVLIICANVIAIVALLKCVNVLLGVLHPSLSLELVLGVVLFPFAWLLGLAPAEAFQIAQYMGTKFITNEFVVMLQIQDIVRTWPAHMQAVMTVFITSFANLGTIGIILGCFKGLVDGERNTMVARNVSYMILSGLLVSLLSALITFKAFH
- a CDS encoding NADH-dependent [FeFe] hydrogenase, group A6, with product MSATSEMIHLTINNIPVSVPKGTKILAAAKQIGIDIPHLCYHPDQRVKARCRICCVEVKGGRRLSAACATEVWDGMEVFTNTAKVREAQVAILQMILADHHQDCLHCERSGSCDLQKLCARFNIQSTPFDPVVKFHEDLANNPAIRRDPTKCVKCGRCIRACKDVQGIEALCFSGRSDHIRVTTAYNLPLETTDCILCGQCSLVCPTAAITEVDDTGKTLRAIQDETKHVIVQVAPSVRVALGDDFGLKPGEIVTGQMVSALKLLGFDRVFDTNFGADLTIMEEGHELLERLTTGGKLPMITSCSPGWVNFMEKHFSDCIDHLSTAKSPMTMFGAVAKTYYAKQANIDPTSIVTVAIMPCTAKKFEAARPEMGNGSLADVDIVLTTRELAKLIRFNGISFTDLPSSDFDNPLGVATGAGAIFGSTGGVMEAALRTVYEIETGETLPSIDFLDVRGMDGIKEADVKLKSGTVKIAVAHTLKNAKIIMEEVRAGKSPYHFIEIMACPGGCLGGGGQPLTTTNEKRKERMAAIYAIDKGLPKRKSHENPEIIALYRDYLGKPLGELAHKLLHTHYHKVARVEERLTK
- a CDS encoding threonine/serine exporter family protein, which codes for MSTDTAITNSISDTAKKIGTYASLSSFADIPYKMHLLLEIGQLLMENGTDSERIMHYLKRTAVYMGIPPNHLQIHITYTSILLNVSNPERTYTKIRKCRKHSVNMYTLASTARLIWRAMRARYSLNRFKKRIDQIKAKELPYTPLQTAIGSSFACGGSCLLFGGDLGAFFITAVCAFLGFFTRIFCNKHGFNPYASISIAAFVATLMACLSQQLHISATPMLPIVACALFMVPGVPLMNSAADMINNYINAGMTRAADTLLIISSMAFGTAIAMQVGQFSDFASLSLSPGDIYLYHPIAGAISAGGFSLLFNVPRRVVWVVAVGGMLTILIRNICMFDLGLSQAVSSFFGAASLGILALSAVRWFHIPNIVLTLPSAIPLIPGVLLYRSLFTLLNIDTISPEMLSAGVRSGIEAVTIIISITIGVTIHNIFFSRQIRRRNIEQERKLMESFEGD